The DNA sequence GTTGGCTTTGGCTGCCGTCTGCTCCGGACCGCTTTTGGCTCCTACGTAGCGTACCGCAATGGACGCCAGTCTGGGGTCGGCTGTGGTTTTCAGGTAATTCACGAAATAACCCGTCAGGTAGTAGTTTGCGGCCTCGGTCGAGTTCAGCGTTGTGCCTACCGTGTTCTGGAAGTTGGCGTTGTTGCGGACGGCTGCGTTGTCGGCGTTGGACTGCATCAGGCCACCCGCTACCGCTTTTTGTACCGTAGACTGGGCCAGCGTAGGATTTACTTTCGACAGGCGCATACCCGCCCGCAGCAGGATCGAGTACGCCAGTTTCTTCCATTTGGTGATATCGCCCCCGTACATTACCTCGCCCGCTTCGGTCGGCTTGCTGGCATCCAGGGCCGTTGCCGCTTCGGGCAATTCTTTGAGAATATCAGTGTAAATACTCTCCTGCGTATCGTACTTGGGTGTTATGTTACCACCCATGTAACCCAGCCCGGCTTCGGTATAAGGCACGTCGCCGTAGGTATCGGTGAGGACCATCGCGACGTAGGCTTTCCAGATCCGCATCATGTTGTAAAGGTTGCTCCGGGACGCGTCGGTCTTGGTCTTCGCCAGACCGTCGACCAGGTAGCGCATGTTATCCCGGTAGTAGCGCTGCCACAACTGGGCGTTAACGCCCGCCGAGCCGCGGTTATCGATGTTAAAATTACCCCCGGCAATGATACCGGAGTTGGGCGAAAACATCTGCTGAACGATAGGCTCTTCAAAAATGATGATCGATCCCGGAAAGGAGGTATTGATGATCGCGTTGTTGAACGTGAAGACCGGGTTCAGCGCGGTAGCGGCAGTTGGGTTGACATTGAGCTGGTCAAATCCTTTTTCGCAACTGCTCATCCAGCCCATCAGGACAAAAAGGCCGAGTGTCAGGGTTATTTTTTTCATGGTCAGAGTCGTACGGAGTAATTAGAATTTGACATTCAGGTTGAAACCAATGCTGCGGGTCGTGGGCAGGCCCGTCGATTCAAGACCAACGAGGTTGTCGGAGCTGAAGCCGAACTGCTCGGGATCGATGTTGGGTACCCACTTTTTGATAATGGCCACGTTGTTGGCCACCGCGCTCAACCGAATGCCTTTGATGAACAGACTTTTGGGCAGGAATTTGGTGAAATCGTAGCCCAGGCTGATCTGCCGGAGCTTCCATAAACCGGCGTCGTAGACCACCTGCTCACCCAGGCTTTTCGACCGGCCTACCGAGTAGTAATCCTGTACGAATGCCCGAACGGTGTTGGTTTCGCCTTTTTCGTTCACGCCAACGCCCACCATCTTGTTATCGGCTTCGCCCCGGCCCACCAGCGTTTCCTTCTGCAACCCGTGCCGGAATGCGTTCAGGTTGGTACCCGAAATCATTTTGCCGCCCAGTTTAAAGTCGACCAGTACCGAGAGGTTAAGCCCCTTGTAGTTGAACGTATTGGTGATACCACCTACGTACTTCGGCAGGGCCGAGCCGAACGAAATTGGCGCGTTGGTACGCAGGGGAAGGCCGTCGCCCCCGTGCACGATACGTCCCTGCGCATCGCGCTGGTAGCCGAAGCTGTAGAGCTGGCCCAGTTCCTGACCAACAACCTGCCGCAGGTCGCCTACGTAGATACCCGTGCCGACAACGATCTGCTCGCCCTGTTTGTCTTTATTGTAGTCTTTCTCGGGCGATCCATCGTCGTCGGTGAGGAGCCGGAGCAGTTTCGTTTTGTTGTACGACCCATTCAGGGTAATGTCCCACGAGAAGTCGCGCGTCCGGACGGGTGCCAGGTTCAGCAGGACTTCAATAC is a window from the Spirosoma rigui genome containing:
- a CDS encoding SusD/RagB family nutrient-binding outer membrane lipoprotein; this encodes MKKITLTLGLFVLMGWMSSCEKGFDQLNVNPTAATALNPVFTFNNAIINTSFPGSIIIFEEPIVQQMFSPNSGIIAGGNFNIDNRGSAGVNAQLWQRYYRDNMRYLVDGLAKTKTDASRSNLYNMMRIWKAYVAMVLTDTYGDVPYTEAGLGYMGGNITPKYDTQESIYTDILKELPEAATALDASKPTEAGEVMYGGDITKWKKLAYSILLRAGMRLSKVNPTLAQSTVQKAVAGGLMQSNADNAAVRNNANFQNTVGTTLNSTEAANYYLTGYFVNYLKTTADPRLASIAVRYVGAKSGPEQTAAKANRDPAVQIGMPLGYDNGTIPARALADGLASFYDYSQLDRTRLGKFDAPCFLVTYAQTQLLLAEAAQRGWTTGNVADFYNAGVTAHMQQLATVDANATVPAAAITAYLQANPYDAAKGLESINTQYWIASFLNGPEVFANFRRSGFPALTPNPYPGKEIKGNFINRLSYPDFEQSVNQAQRQAAVNRQGPDNLDTRVWWDKQ